The following are from one region of the Georgenia sp. M64 genome:
- a CDS encoding glycosyltransferase has translation MTERPDRRLVIVVRADPVICGHSGEARNLAEAALTRGFDEVRILTWPLERLEATGLPLKPLDGVLPYSPGIVVERPAPVGDYKVPDGRYLAGLTGRLVELFTDGVPTVCLSLYLSPHTVAVADAVRVARDTGLPVEVTTIAEAVGSDVTNVVRACVEEDRFGAAAHVLSSYLAQDHCVAVSAYTRDLIVAEAAAIDARHGTDYARRCRERIGISYPAIDTSAYLDLADAEVEAVLARRGLRRDGYVLFLSRLSRAKGVDDLIAGFAASDGAAGLRLVVAGRGPEAEELRAVAAASPAAGRIVFLDDVDDAEKPALMAGCAAYVLPSKPLPEFVETFGIALVEKMLAGGGPVVTTETGGIGEAVGDHALIVPVDDPGAIAAALDRVAAMPAQERARREREARAHALQFDRGAVFDALFARLQPVPAAPAAAPVP, from the coding sequence ATGACCGAGCGACCCGACCGCCGCCTCGTGATCGTCGTGCGCGCCGACCCGGTGATCTGTGGCCACTCCGGCGAGGCGCGCAACCTCGCCGAGGCGGCGCTGACGCGAGGCTTCGACGAGGTCCGGATCCTCACCTGGCCGCTGGAGCGGCTCGAGGCCACCGGCCTGCCCCTCAAGCCCCTCGACGGGGTCCTGCCCTACAGCCCCGGGATCGTCGTCGAGCGCCCCGCCCCGGTCGGGGACTACAAGGTCCCCGACGGGCGCTACCTCGCCGGCCTGACCGGCCGCCTCGTCGAGCTCTTCACCGACGGCGTGCCCACCGTGTGCCTGTCCCTCTACCTCAGCCCGCACACCGTCGCCGTCGCCGACGCCGTCCGGGTCGCCAGGGACACCGGCCTTCCGGTGGAGGTCACCACCATCGCCGAGGCGGTCGGCTCCGACGTCACCAACGTCGTGCGCGCCTGCGTGGAGGAGGACCGGTTCGGGGCCGCCGCCCACGTCCTGTCGTCCTACCTCGCCCAGGACCACTGCGTGGCCGTGTCGGCGTACACCCGCGACCTCATCGTCGCCGAGGCCGCCGCGATCGACGCCCGTCACGGCACCGACTACGCGCGGCGGTGCCGCGAGCGCATCGGCATCTCCTACCCGGCGATCGACACCAGCGCCTACCTCGACCTGGCGGACGCCGAGGTCGAGGCGGTCCTGGCCCGTCGGGGGCTGCGCCGGGACGGCTACGTCCTCTTCCTCTCCCGGCTCAGCCGCGCCAAGGGCGTCGACGACCTCATCGCCGGGTTCGCCGCGAGCGACGGCGCAGCGGGGCTGCGCCTCGTCGTCGCCGGCCGTGGGCCGGAGGCGGAGGAGCTGCGGGCGGTCGCGGCGGCGTCGCCGGCGGCCGGTCGGATCGTCTTCCTCGACGACGTCGACGACGCCGAGAAGCCCGCCCTCATGGCCGGCTGCGCGGCGTACGTCCTGCCGAGCAAGCCGCTGCCGGAGTTCGTGGAGACCTTCGGCATCGCCCTGGTGGAGAAGATGCTCGCCGGCGGCGGCCCGGTGGTCACGACGGAGACGGGCGGGATCGGCGAGGCCGTGGGCGACCACGCCCTCATCGTGCCGGTGGACGACCCGGGCGCGATCGCCGCGGCCCTGGACCGGGTGGCCGCCATGCCGGCGCAGGAGCGGGCCCGGCGCGAGCGCGAGGCCCGTGCCCACGCCCTGCAGTTCGACCGCGGCGCGGTCTTCGACGCGCTGTTCGCCCGGCTCCAGCCGGTCCCGGCCGCACCCGCCGCGGCGCCGGTTCCCTAG
- a CDS encoding glycoside hydrolase domain-containing protein, which translates to MNAPVAPGTARVDPFIGTEVTDLPHRTGLAARWWSPKPQIGNTHPGATYPLGMVSACAYSGAYPTGYGRYDLSTEGVPAPMHERQLASGVTHFQQSGTGAIRKYYNYFRVTPMVEPLDALGTLWEIEDEEAEPGWYSATLSTGIRCEVTVGPKSAVHRYTFPRHPDARLVVDLSLGGLAIPFGATVPLRAYLQSVGPGMAQGQIVVEGAPLAVHLECDTDWRQLLWYDRRLMPGGTRLDFDAIRPTTLRSFGLMWAGPAEAGQSVELRMGFSLRGPEQARENLYRDCGPARSSFTSRRAATARTWDEHLDLVEVETSSPERRTVFSTALYHSLVKPSFAPAESPFWPGDGPFAFDISTMWDIYRTQLPLLTTLLPHRAVELARALLTICEEEGNLPVGYRMARGADRFSRQGSALAHTFLADLCQAGLPLDWDWALVHMHNDLRRTYGEEYLLRGVAHPISHTLDLAFGYWCTAKVAAHVGDRTLAAQFDRLAGGWAAAYDPATGLLRDSTFYEGGPWNYSFRLLHDMAARIGLAGGDERFVGMLDTFFGYGAAPVRLPGLAPTTAELAEGYALGRFEGLNNEPDMDAPWAYHYAGRPDRTAEVVHAVVNQQFGTGRGGLPGNDDSGGLSSWYVWASLGLFPVAGQHLFLVNAPSFPRARLAVPGGSFEITTTGFVEPEPGGRAQYVRAATLNGEPLERTWLGGDEVHHGGHLALELGDTPTGWGNDGRPPSASTRPVPRPEVP; encoded by the coding sequence ATGAACGCACCGGTGGCACCCGGCACCGCCCGGGTCGACCCCTTCATCGGCACCGAGGTCACCGACCTGCCCCACCGCACCGGGCTGGCGGCGCGCTGGTGGTCGCCCAAGCCGCAGATCGGCAACACCCACCCGGGCGCGACCTACCCGCTCGGGATGGTCTCCGCGTGCGCCTACTCCGGTGCGTACCCCACCGGGTACGGGCGCTACGACCTCAGCACCGAGGGCGTGCCGGCGCCGATGCACGAGCGTCAGCTCGCCTCGGGCGTGACCCACTTCCAGCAGTCGGGCACGGGAGCGATCCGCAAGTACTACAACTACTTCCGCGTCACCCCCATGGTCGAGCCCCTGGACGCCCTGGGCACGCTGTGGGAGATCGAGGACGAGGAGGCCGAGCCGGGCTGGTACAGCGCCACGCTGTCCACGGGGATCCGGTGCGAGGTGACGGTGGGGCCGAAGAGCGCCGTGCACCGGTACACGTTCCCGCGCCACCCCGACGCGCGGCTCGTCGTCGACCTCTCCCTCGGCGGTCTGGCCATCCCGTTCGGGGCGACCGTGCCGCTGCGGGCGTACCTGCAGAGCGTGGGGCCGGGGATGGCGCAGGGGCAGATCGTCGTTGAGGGCGCACCCCTGGCCGTGCACCTGGAGTGCGACACCGACTGGCGCCAGCTGCTCTGGTACGACCGGCGGCTCATGCCCGGCGGGACCCGGCTGGACTTCGACGCCATCCGCCCCACCACCCTGCGCTCCTTCGGGCTCATGTGGGCCGGGCCGGCCGAGGCGGGACAGAGCGTGGAGCTGCGCATGGGCTTCTCCCTGCGCGGGCCCGAGCAGGCGAGGGAGAACCTGTACCGCGACTGCGGTCCGGCCCGCTCGAGCTTCACCTCCCGGCGAGCGGCGACGGCGAGGACCTGGGACGAGCACCTCGACCTCGTCGAGGTCGAGACCTCCTCCCCCGAGCGCCGGACCGTCTTCTCCACCGCCCTCTACCACTCCCTCGTCAAGCCCTCCTTCGCGCCGGCCGAGAGCCCCTTCTGGCCCGGGGACGGGCCGTTCGCCTTCGACATCTCCACGATGTGGGACATCTACCGCACCCAGCTGCCGCTGCTGACGACGCTGCTGCCGCACCGGGCCGTCGAGCTCGCCCGCGCCCTGCTGACCATCTGCGAGGAGGAGGGCAACCTCCCCGTCGGCTACCGCATGGCCCGCGGGGCCGACCGGTTCTCCCGGCAGGGCAGCGCGCTCGCGCACACCTTCCTCGCGGACCTGTGCCAGGCCGGGCTGCCGCTGGACTGGGACTGGGCCCTGGTCCACATGCACAACGACCTTCGCCGCACCTACGGCGAGGAGTACCTCCTGCGCGGGGTGGCCCACCCCATCAGCCACACCCTCGACCTGGCGTTCGGGTACTGGTGCACGGCGAAGGTGGCCGCCCACGTCGGCGACCGGACGCTCGCGGCCCAGTTCGACCGCCTCGCCGGCGGGTGGGCCGCGGCCTACGACCCCGCGACCGGTCTGCTGCGTGACTCCACCTTCTACGAGGGCGGGCCGTGGAACTACTCCTTCCGGCTGCTGCACGACATGGCCGCCCGGATCGGGCTCGCCGGGGGCGACGAGAGGTTCGTCGGCATGCTCGACACCTTCTTCGGCTACGGCGCTGCCCCCGTGCGGCTGCCGGGCCTGGCCCCGACGACGGCGGAGCTCGCCGAGGGCTACGCGCTCGGCCGGTTCGAGGGGCTCAACAACGAGCCGGACATGGACGCGCCGTGGGCCTACCACTACGCCGGCCGCCCGGACCGCACCGCCGAGGTCGTCCACGCCGTGGTCAACCAGCAGTTCGGCACCGGCCGGGGCGGCCTGCCGGGCAACGACGACTCCGGCGGGCTGAGCTCGTGGTACGTCTGGGCCTCGCTCGGGCTCTTCCCCGTGGCGGGTCAGCACCTCTTCCTCGTCAACGCCCCGTCCTTCCCCCGCGCGCGCCTGGCCGTCCCCGGCGGGTCCTTCGAGATCACGACGACCGGGTTCGTCGAGCCGGAGCCCGGCGGTCGTGCACAATACGTCCGCGCCGCCACGCTGAACGGCGAGCCCCTGGAGCGCACCTGGCTCGGCGGCGACGAGGTCCACCACGGTGGCCACCTCGCCCTCGAGCTCGGTGACACCCCCACCGGGTGGGGCAACGACGGTCGACCGCCGTCGGCCTCCACCCGCCCCGTCCCCCGACCGGAGGTTCCATGA
- a CDS encoding beta-eliminating lyase-related protein: MTSRGFTSDNASGVHPAVLAAIAAAGEGHEPSYGGDRTTAALGERVSEVFGPDARIFPVFNGTGANVVALQAMLQRWDAAVATEVSHMVTDESTAPQLVGGTRIVTVTHTSGKATPATLAPAFDAYDGTVHHARPAAVSLAQSTELGTVYTGDELAAVTVFARDRGARLHVDGARLANAAARHRVGLAEACAGADVVSLGATKNGAMFGDAVLVLDPALAEPVDRLRKASTQLASKMRFVSAQLLALLTDDLWLTGARHANAVADHLAARLGDLGVALRHPVEANAVFFAVDPGVLPGLVAEAPVLAWDAATVRAVASFDSTEEDVEDLVAVVARHLR, encoded by the coding sequence ATGACCTCCCGCGGCTTCACCTCCGACAACGCCTCCGGCGTCCACCCGGCCGTCCTGGCCGCCATCGCGGCGGCGGGCGAGGGCCACGAACCCTCGTACGGCGGGGACCGGACCACCGCGGCACTCGGCGAGAGGGTGAGCGAGGTCTTCGGGCCCGACGCGCGGATCTTCCCCGTCTTCAACGGCACCGGCGCGAACGTCGTCGCCCTGCAGGCGATGCTCCAGCGGTGGGACGCCGCCGTGGCCACCGAGGTCTCCCACATGGTCACCGACGAGTCCACGGCGCCCCAGCTGGTCGGCGGGACCCGGATCGTCACCGTCACGCACACCAGCGGCAAGGCGACGCCGGCCACCCTCGCGCCGGCCTTCGACGCCTACGACGGGACCGTCCACCACGCCCGGCCGGCGGCCGTGAGCCTGGCTCAGAGCACCGAGCTGGGCACGGTCTACACCGGCGACGAGCTCGCCGCCGTCACCGTGTTCGCCCGCGACCGGGGGGCCCGGCTCCACGTCGACGGCGCCCGGCTGGCCAACGCCGCCGCCCGCCACCGCGTGGGGCTCGCCGAGGCCTGCGCCGGGGCGGACGTCGTCTCCCTCGGGGCCACCAAGAACGGTGCCATGTTCGGCGACGCCGTCCTCGTCCTGGACCCCGCCCTTGCGGAGCCGGTGGACCGGCTCCGCAAGGCGTCCACCCAGCTGGCCTCGAAGATGCGGTTCGTCTCCGCCCAGCTCCTCGCCCTGCTCACCGACGACCTGTGGCTGACGGGGGCCCGCCATGCCAACGCCGTCGCCGACCACCTCGCCGCGCGGCTGGGCGACCTCGGCGTCGCGCTGCGCCACCCCGTCGAGGCCAACGCCGTCTTCTTCGCGGTCGACCCGGGCGTGCTGCCCGGGCTGGTCGCCGAGGCGCCGGTCCTCGCCTGGGACGCGGCGACCGTGCGGGCGGTCGCGTCGTTCGACTCCACCGAGGAGGACGTCGAGGACCTGGTCGCCGTGGTGGCGCGGCACCTGCGCTGA
- a CDS encoding ScyD/ScyE family protein — protein MGWKAARTGIALAGGLVMAGVAVAPATGDAHYDTIVSGLAGPSGLSVGSDGSIYVAQMFGGALSEVSSGEIVDLAHPAAGMLITGVDARGRGTLTYLESGGGMGTTDGFVYRLLPNGRTRLLADLGTYEDNHNPDQGNTYGLVGLPEGCTVPEFLLPYDGGLDSNVYSVTILDDGSRVVADAGGNDLLRVRPNGGVETLAVLPPIALTVDQTVIDVAMADFGADISCAEGATLNLEPVPTDVEVGPDGMLYVTSLPGGPESDALGANGSVFRVDPATGDVELVATGFLGATDLAVAPDGTIYVTELFGGRISMADGDTPVEVLAVGGPNAVEYHDGALYAAVGFGFGPPTGSVITFVP, from the coding sequence ATGGGGTGGAAGGCAGCACGGACCGGCATCGCACTTGCCGGTGGGCTCGTCATGGCGGGCGTCGCGGTGGCACCGGCGACGGGCGACGCCCACTACGACACGATCGTCTCGGGCCTGGCCGGACCGAGCGGGCTGTCGGTCGGCTCCGACGGGTCGATCTACGTCGCTCAGATGTTCGGCGGGGCGCTCTCCGAGGTCAGCTCGGGTGAGATCGTCGACCTCGCCCACCCGGCGGCGGGCATGCTCATCACCGGGGTCGACGCTCGCGGTCGCGGCACGCTCACCTACCTCGAGTCGGGCGGTGGCATGGGCACCACGGACGGCTTCGTCTACCGGCTCCTGCCCAACGGCCGCACCAGGCTGCTCGCCGACCTCGGGACGTACGAGGACAACCACAACCCCGACCAGGGCAACACCTACGGCCTCGTCGGCCTCCCTGAGGGCTGCACGGTGCCGGAGTTCCTCCTCCCCTACGACGGGGGCCTGGACTCCAACGTCTACTCCGTGACCATCCTCGACGACGGCAGCCGGGTGGTCGCCGACGCCGGTGGCAACGACCTGCTGCGCGTCCGTCCCAACGGCGGGGTCGAGACACTCGCCGTCCTTCCACCGATTGCCCTCACGGTGGACCAGACGGTGATCGACGTGGCCATGGCGGACTTCGGCGCCGACATCAGCTGCGCCGAGGGCGCAACACTCAACCTCGAGCCGGTCCCCACCGACGTCGAGGTCGGTCCGGACGGCATGCTCTACGTCACCTCCCTGCCGGGCGGACCGGAGAGCGACGCGCTGGGCGCGAACGGTTCCGTGTTCCGGGTGGACCCGGCCACCGGCGACGTGGAGCTCGTGGCCACGGGGTTCCTCGGCGCCACGGACCTCGCCGTGGCCCCCGACGGCACGATATATGTGACCGAGCTGTTCGGTGGCCGCATCTCGATGGCGGACGGCGACACCCCGGTCGAGGTCCTCGCCGTCGGCGGACCAAACGCCGTCGAGTACCACGACGGTGCGCTCTACGCCGCCGTGGGCTTCGGCTTCGGACCGCCGACCGGGTCGGTCATCACCTTCGTCCCGTAG
- a CDS encoding aldo/keto reductase, with protein MEERVLGATGREVSVVGLGTWQLGADWGEVDESQARGVLEAAVDAGVTFFDTADVYGDGRSESIIGAFLRAHAGPAVTVATKMGRRVEQVPENYHLEAFRAWTDRSRENLEVARLDLVQLHCPPTVVHGDDAVFEALETLVDEGRIAAYGVSVETCDEALAAMEHPGLASVQIILNAFRRKPLERVLPTAAEKGVGIIARVPLASGLLSGRYTHDTVFAPRDHRTYNRHGESFDVGETFSGVDYDTGVDAAKDFSALAAELGPAGATPAQVALRWIVQQPGVTTVIPGARNAEQARANAAAGELPELSEELLVAVERLYDERIRAQVHHRW; from the coding sequence ATGGAGGAACGGGTGCTGGGCGCGACGGGGCGCGAGGTCTCGGTGGTGGGCCTGGGGACCTGGCAGCTGGGCGCGGACTGGGGCGAGGTGGACGAGTCCCAGGCCCGCGGTGTGCTCGAGGCGGCCGTCGACGCCGGGGTGACGTTCTTCGACACCGCCGACGTCTACGGCGACGGGCGCAGCGAGTCGATCATCGGCGCCTTCCTGCGCGCCCACGCCGGGCCGGCGGTCACCGTCGCGACGAAGATGGGCCGGCGGGTCGAGCAGGTGCCCGAGAACTACCACCTCGAGGCGTTCCGGGCCTGGACCGACCGGTCGCGGGAGAACCTCGAGGTCGCGCGGCTCGACCTGGTCCAGCTGCACTGCCCCCCCACCGTGGTCCACGGCGACGACGCCGTCTTCGAGGCGCTCGAGACCCTCGTGGACGAGGGCCGGATCGCGGCCTACGGCGTCAGTGTCGAGACGTGCGACGAGGCCCTGGCCGCCATGGAGCACCCGGGTCTGGCGAGCGTGCAGATCATCCTCAACGCCTTCCGACGCAAGCCGCTCGAGCGGGTGCTGCCCACCGCCGCGGAGAAGGGCGTGGGGATCATCGCGCGGGTGCCGCTGGCCTCGGGGCTGCTGTCCGGGCGCTACACCCACGACACGGTCTTCGCCCCGCGCGACCACCGCACCTACAACCGCCACGGGGAGAGCTTCGACGTCGGCGAGACCTTCTCGGGCGTCGACTACGACACGGGCGTGGACGCCGCGAAGGACTTCAGCGCCCTGGCCGCCGAGCTCGGTCCGGCGGGCGCCACCCCGGCCCAGGTCGCGCTGCGGTGGATCGTCCAGCAGCCGGGCGTGACCACGGTGATCCCGGGGGCGCGCAACGCCGAGCAGGCGCGGGCCAACGCCGCCGCGGGCGAGCTGCCCGAGCTCTCCGAGGAGCTGCTCGTCGCTGTCGAGCGCCTCTACGACGAGCGGATCCGGGCGCAGGTGCACCACCGCTGGTGA
- a CDS encoding NAD(P)H-dependent oxidoreductase translates to MIRLAIVSASTSPNRTGSPIAAWVAERARHCRAFEVDEIDLQQVALPLFDEPFLPRYRRYTHPHTLRWSERVESQDAFVFVMPEYNRGYPALLKNALDFLVQEWAFKPAGIVSYGSGMTAGIRGAEALRGVLSALQMHPVRETVMVPCVDAHLHGGVFAPTPGMVEGAELMLESIVRADAAMNLLRTTTEEVGGQQGDDPELADRGDGGYAPRPARDEREAWRRSAMGPGSARG, encoded by the coding sequence GTGATCCGACTCGCCATCGTCTCGGCGTCCACGAGCCCGAACCGCACGGGCAGCCCGATCGCCGCCTGGGTCGCGGAGCGGGCCCGCCACTGCCGCGCCTTCGAGGTGGACGAGATCGACCTCCAGCAGGTCGCCCTGCCCCTGTTCGACGAGCCGTTCCTGCCGCGCTACCGGCGCTACACGCACCCGCACACCCTGCGCTGGTCCGAGCGCGTCGAGAGCCAGGACGCCTTCGTCTTCGTCATGCCGGAGTACAACCGCGGGTACCCGGCCCTGCTGAAGAACGCCCTCGACTTCCTCGTGCAGGAGTGGGCGTTCAAGCCCGCCGGCATCGTCTCGTACGGGTCGGGGATGACCGCCGGGATCCGCGGCGCCGAGGCGCTGCGCGGCGTCCTCAGCGCCCTGCAGATGCATCCCGTGCGGGAGACGGTCATGGTGCCGTGCGTGGACGCGCACCTCCACGGCGGGGTGTTCGCACCGACCCCCGGCATGGTGGAGGGCGCCGAGCTGATGCTCGAGTCGATCGTGCGGGCCGACGCGGCGATGAACCTGCTCCGCACCACGACCGAGGAGGTGGGCGGGCAGCAGGGCGACGACCCCGAGCTCGCCGACCGCGGCGACGGCGGCTACGCCCCGCGACCGGCGCGGGACGAGCGGGAGGCGTGGCGGCGCTCCGCGATGGGTCCCGGCAGCGCTCGCGGCTGA
- a CDS encoding HU family DNA-binding protein, with the protein MSVNRTELVAAVAERASLSKTQADAALSALQDVLVDSLGKGEAVKVTGLLSVERVERAARTGRNPRTGEEIQIPAGYGVKISAGSALKKAVAK; encoded by the coding sequence ATGTCCGTCAACCGCACCGAGCTCGTCGCCGCCGTCGCCGAGCGCGCCTCGCTCTCCAAGACCCAGGCCGACGCCGCCCTGTCCGCGCTGCAGGACGTCCTGGTGGACTCCCTCGGCAAGGGGGAGGCCGTCAAGGTCACCGGTCTGCTGAGCGTGGAGCGCGTCGAGCGCGCCGCCCGCACCGGTCGCAACCCCCGCACCGGCGAGGAGATCCAGATCCCCGCCGGCTACGGCGTCAAGATCTCCGCCGGCTCGGCCCTGAAGAAGGCCGTCGCCAAGTGA
- the nagB gene encoding glucosamine-6-phosphate deaminase, whose translation MEVVIQPDAAAIARLVADEVQSLLADRPDAVLGLATGSSPLAVYDELVRRYEAGALSLARVRAFMLDEYVGLPDDHPERYRNVIEREFAGRVDLPDGAVQGPDGNAEDLPAACTAYEAAIADAGGVDLQLLGIGSDGHIAFNEPGSSLASRTRIKTLTSQTRRDNARFFDGDVDAVPRHCLTQGLATIMSARHLVLVATGAGKAEAVHHLVEGPVSAMWPATIMQHHPRATVLVDDAAASRLQLAGYYREVFAGKPSWQGL comes from the coding sequence GTGGAAGTCGTCATCCAGCCCGATGCGGCGGCCATCGCCCGGCTCGTGGCCGACGAGGTCCAGAGCCTCCTCGCCGACCGTCCCGACGCCGTGCTCGGCCTGGCCACGGGCTCCAGCCCCCTGGCCGTCTACGACGAGCTCGTCCGCCGGTACGAGGCCGGCGCCCTCAGCCTCGCCCGGGTGCGGGCGTTCATGCTCGACGAGTACGTCGGGCTGCCGGACGACCACCCGGAGCGGTACCGCAACGTCATCGAGCGCGAGTTCGCCGGGCGCGTGGACCTCCCGGACGGCGCGGTCCAGGGGCCCGACGGCAACGCCGAGGACCTGCCCGCCGCGTGCACCGCCTACGAGGCGGCCATCGCCGACGCGGGCGGGGTCGACCTCCAGCTCCTCGGCATCGGCAGCGACGGCCACATCGCCTTCAACGAGCCGGGCTCCTCCCTCGCCTCGCGCACCCGCATCAAGACCCTGACCTCCCAGACCCGGCGGGACAACGCCCGCTTCTTCGACGGCGACGTCGACGCCGTCCCGCGGCACTGCCTCACCCAGGGTCTGGCGACGATCATGTCCGCCCGCCACCTCGTCCTCGTCGCCACCGGCGCCGGCAAGGCCGAGGCAGTGCACCACCTGGTCGAGGGCCCCGTCAGCGCGATGTGGCCGGCCACGATCATGCAGCACCACCCGCGGGCCACCGTGCTCGTCGACGACGCCGCGGCCTCCCGCCTCCAGCTCGCCGGCTACTACCGCGAGGTCTTCGCCGGCAAGCCGTCCTGGCAGGGACTCTGA
- a CDS encoding DUF3039 domain-containing protein has protein sequence MSSTPDRPTGPQQPAPPSSAPAGGTSVLEREEVREQVSPGDDERYAHYVRKDKITAAAVTGQPVVALCGKVWTPGRDPNKYPVCPTCKAIFEGMNPGGDEGGKGRGWPFGRGRKDGASSGSGE, from the coding sequence ATGAGCTCCACCCCCGACCGGCCCACCGGTCCGCAGCAGCCGGCACCCCCCTCCAGCGCCCCCGCGGGCGGCACGAGCGTGCTCGAGCGCGAGGAGGTGCGCGAGCAGGTCTCGCCCGGGGACGACGAGCGCTACGCCCACTACGTCCGCAAGGACAAGATCACCGCCGCGGCCGTCACCGGCCAGCCGGTGGTCGCCCTGTGCGGAAAGGTCTGGACGCCGGGGCGCGACCCGAACAAGTACCCGGTGTGCCCCACGTGCAAGGCGATCTTCGAGGGCATGAACCCCGGCGGCGACGAGGGCGGCAAGGGGCGTGGCTGGCCCTTCGGGCGCGGCCGCAAGGACGGCGCCTCCTCGGGAAGCGGGGAGTGA